The sequence below is a genomic window from Leisingera sp. M658.
ATGTTGCCGCGGCGGCGGTCCATTTTCAGGATCTGGAACGGCTGCTTCAGACCCATCAGCGGGCCGGCGTCGCGCACGGGGCGCACGTCGACCTGCGAACCGGGCAGGAACGCAACAGCGCCGCCCAGGTCGACAGTGAAGCCGCCCTTGACGCGGCCGAAGATCGCGCCTTCGACGCGCTGATCGTCTGCGTATGCTTTTTCCAGGCGGTCCCAGGCTTCTTCACGGCGGGCCATCTCACGCGAGATAACGGCTTCGCCGCGGGCGTTTTCAGCCGAGCGCAGGAAGACTTCCACTTCGTCGCCGACAGCGATTTCAGCAGCTTCACCGGGATTTGCGAATTCTTTCAGATCAACGCGGCCTTCCATTTTGTAGCCGACGTCGATGATGGCCTGACCGGCTTCGATTGCCAGTACTTTGCCTTTGACAACCGAACCCTCGTCCGGAGTGTCCATTTCGAAGCTTTCATTCAGGAGGGCTTCGAAATCCTCCATTGATACGTTTTGAGCCATGAGGTCTCAGATTTCCTTTTCATACGGTTTTTCTGGCCATGCGGTTGTCTCCGCCGGTCTTGGTTCAGCCGCACAGGACGTGGCCCGGATCACATCTGATCAAACAAACACAAAGGGCCGAGGTGTGCCTCAGCCCTGCTCAGATGTGTCATCCGGACGTTGACCGCCCTTGTACCGACAGCGCGCGTATAGGCGGATTCCCGGTTGCGTGCAAGGGGAAGCTGATCAGAGCTGCGGCAGGCGGCCAGGATTGCCGCTTGCCGCAATGTTCACGCCTCAGGCGATCTCGGTCACGATGGTGTCGCGGGATTTGCGGACCTTTTTCATCGGCAAGAGCCAGTCGCCCTGTTCTTCCCGGGTGCCGAGCGGCAACAGCAGGACCGAGCGCAGGCCACGGTCCTTGAGACCCAGGATTTCATCGATTTTTTCCGGCGTGAAACCTTCCATCGGGGTGCTGTCGACCTCCAGTTCGGCGGCGGCGGCAAGGGCGAAGCCCAGCGCGATATAGGCCTGGCGGGCAGCGTGGTCGTGGTTGGTGCGCTCTTCACGCGGCAGATAGGTCGCCTTGAGGTTATCATAGTACTGGTTCAGCATCGGAATCTCGCCGCGCTCTTCGGTCATCTGGCGGGTGACCGCGTCGATGCGGTCTTCCGAGTAGTTGTCCCAGGCGGCAAAAACCAAAAGATGCGAACCGTCGGTGATCTGGGCCTGATCCCAGGCATGCGGGCGGATCTGCGCGCGGATTTCAGGGTTGGTGATGACAAACACCTCAAACGGCTGGGTGCCGGAGGAGGTCGGCGCCATGCGGATCGCCTCGATAATCTGCTCGACTTTTTCCTGCGGCACCGGTTTTGCCGGGTCCATCTTCTTGGTTGCGTAGCGCCAGTTCAGTTTCTCGATCAGGGTGCTTTTGCTCATGTCTTGGGTCCTTTCTCGGCAGGCTGCCAGGGGTGGTATATATTTGTGACTGGCTATATAAGGGGTACCGGAAGGGGCGCAAGAAGGCACAGGTTTGAGCCCCGGTAACACGGAAGGAACCGCCATGGCAGACGCCGCCAAATGCCCGGACTGCAGCCGCATAA
It includes:
- a CDS encoding NAD(P)H-dependent oxidoreductase, with the protein product MSKSTLIEKLNWRYATKKMDPAKPVPQEKVEQIIEAIRMAPTSSGTQPFEVFVITNPEIRAQIRPHAWDQAQITDGSHLLVFAAWDNYSEDRIDAVTRQMTEERGEIPMLNQYYDNLKATYLPREERTNHDHAARQAYIALGFALAAAAELEVDSTPMEGFTPEKIDEILGLKDRGLRSVLLLPLGTREEQGDWLLPMKKVRKSRDTIVTEIA